Below is a window of Halolamina sp. CBA1230 DNA.
GCGACGAACGCCTCGCCGTCGTCGAGGTCGCCGTAGGCGGCGAGGATCTCCTCGCGCACCTCCTCGGGGAACGGCGTGTTCAGGATCAGGTCGTGTGCGGTCTCGGAGGCCTCCTTGAGCGCGGCGGAGTCCTCGGGGTCCACGTCCATCGCCGCGAACAGCTCCTCGTCTATCCCGGCCTCCTCGATGAACGCCCGATACGTCCCCGCCGTGACCACGAACCCCGGCGGTACGGGAAGCCCTGCCCCGGTGAGTTCACCGAGGGAAGCGCCCTTCCCGCCGACTGTCTCCAGGTCCGCGGCGCGAACGTCGTCGAGCCAGAGTACTCCCATCAATTGAGGATGCCGGTCTATTGATAAAGAAGGTTCCGGAGAAACGGGAGGAGCGACGTTCGGTCGCGAACCGCACTACTCGAACACCGCGTCGAACGCTGACGCCCCGAGCGGGTCGAACGTTCCGGCGGCCAGATCCTCCCGGACGTGGCTCGGCCGGCCCATTCCCACCAGCGCGGACGCGACCGCCGGCGCCGAGCGCGCGAAGTTGATCGCCCGCTGGGCCGGGCTGTCGCCAGCCAACTCCGCCGAGATATCCTCGGGCAGCCCCGCGGTCAGTTCGCCGCCCATGAGCGCTGCACTCGCGAACACGGACAGCCCTTCGCGGTGGGCGAACTCGAGCGCGCTGACCGCCTCGCCGCTCTCGGGGTCCTCGTGGTGGGCGCTCGTGAACGCGTCGGCCATATGGACGTTGAACGGCAGTTGGATCGCCGCGAACCCGTGGTCGTCGGCGTCGCCGCCGACCGACTCCGCGGCCGACCGTGCGCAGTCGAGCACGCGCGCAAGCGAGAGGTACTGGTCGTGCTCGGGCGGCACGCGGAACGCCTCCCACGAGGCGACGCCGTAGCGACCGACCCGGCCCGCCGCGACCTCCCGTTCCAGGAGCTCGAAAGCAGTCTCTAGCTGGTCGTACACTGCCTCACGGGATCGTTCCGCCAACTGCGTCTCGGGGTTGTGCACGTAGTAGCAGTCGACCGCCTCGACCCCGAGAGCGTCGAGCGATCGGTCCAGCATCGCGTCGAGGAACTCGGGCGCGATCGTGTGGCTCCCCCGCGAGAGGTCGGCCGGGTCGACCAGCCCGGGCTCGACGAACTGCTCGCGGACGTACGCCGCCGGGTCGGCGGGGCGCTCGCCGTCGAACGGGACGAACCCGCCCTTGGTCGCGAGCATCACCGCGTCGCGGTCGATCTCGGCCGCCTCCAGCGCGTCGCCGACGACGCCCACCGCGCGGCCACAGCGGTAGTCCGGTGCGGTGTCGACGACGTTACAGCCGTTCTCCAGTGCCGTCACGACCGCGTCCCGATGGCGCTCGTCGACGGCACTGGTCGGCTCGCCCTGATAGCTGCCGGCGCCGATCGAGGAGATCACGCCGGGGCCGAACCGTCGGAAGAAGGTGCGCCCGTACCGATCGCCGAAGCGGTCGCGGTAGCGCCACGTCGCGTCGCGGGTCGCCATTGTCGGAGCGAGGGCGCGGGCCGGGATATGACTGCCGGACGAGGGGCCGCATGCGGGGTCGACGCCGGCCCATCGCACCGTCAACCGCCCGCTACACGTCGCCTTCGAGGCTGTCGAAGATCCGCTCGACTAGCGCCTCGCGGGAGTCCTCCTCGGTAGCGGGGATCCGACCGCCGCCCATCCGAGCGTGGCCGCCAGCGCTGGCTTCCCCGATCCCCTCGACGGCGTTCTCCAGCGCGCGACCCATGTGGACGCGGTCGTCGCGGGATCGCCCCGAGAGGTGGACCGCGTCGTCGCGTTCGCCGACGACGACGACCGCGGTGATCCCCTCGAGCGTGATGAGTTCGTCCGCGGCCTGTGGGATGGCGTCGGCGTTGGAGAGCGTCCCCACGTCGCTGACCGCGAAGGAGCCCTCGACCTGTCGCCCGGCGATGGCCCGGGCCTTCACGTCGAGCGTCTCGCCGCTGACTTGCGGGTTCGCGATCCGGTCGAGCGAGTCCTCGTCGACGCCGGGCGCGAGCGAGGCGGCGGCGCTGAAGTCCTCGGCCGCCGCACCCGTGGTGAGGTGACGAGTGTCCGCGAGGATGCCGTACAGCAGGCCGGTACACTCCCGCGATGGGAGCGTGAACCGCGCGTCGACCTCGCTCTCGTGAACGTCCGGCGGGACGGGCTTGCCGCCCACGTCGCCGAAGTACTCCGCGACGATGCTGGCGCTGGCGCCGTAGTCGGTCCGTACGTCGGTGAACTCCTCGCCGGTCCCCTCTCCGGGGTGGTGGTCGACGACCGCGAACGGAAGGACGCCGTCGGCACCCTCGAACCCGCGGGGCTGGTTGTGGTCGACCAGCACTACCGATTCGGCGGCGAGCTCGGAGACGTGCTTGATCCCCTCGATGTCGAGGTCGAGCACGTTCCTGAACGCGCGGTTCTCCTGGTGTCGGATCTGCCCGGAGAACTGGATCGTCGGTTCACACGCCACCTGCTCGGCGAGGCGAGCGATGCCGATCGCGGCCGCCATCGCGTCAGGGTCGGGGTCGGGATGCATCAGCACCGCGACCCGATCACGGTCCGCGAGCGCCTCCTTGAACCGGACGCCCATCGGGCGGCGGTAGCGCAGCAGCGCCAGAACGGCGACGACCGCCAGCACGGCCAGCGCCGCCGCGGCGGCGACCAGCTCGGGGTTCGCCCGGGCGAACTGCTCGCCCCTCGAGAGCGCCTCCGCGTAGCCGGCGGTCTGCATGGGTGGGTCTCTCCGGCCGGGAACGGAAGTAGTTTCGGCAAGACCCCGCCGAACGTCCTTTATCCGTGCCGCTCGAAAACCAAGGTATGGAGTTCGATCGACGCCGTGAGCGGCTCGTCGAGCAGCTCCGGGACCGCGGGGTCGTCGAGGACGACGCGACCGCCGAGGCGCTGCAGGCAGTGCCGCGCCACGAGTTCGTCCCCGAGGAGCGACGAGGGGACGCCTACCGCGACCAACCGCTCCCGATCGGCGAGGGGCAGACCGTCTCCGCGCCACACATGGTGGCGGTGATGATCGAACGCCTCGGACTCGAGCACGGGGACCGAGTGCTGGAGATCGGTACGGGGTGTGGCTACCACGCCGCGGTCACCGCCGAAGTCGTCGGCGAGGGGAACGTGTTTTCGGTGGAGTACGTCCCCGAGCTGGCCGACCGCGCCCGGGAGACGCTCGACCGACTGGGGTACGACATCTCGATCAGGACCGGCGACGGCCACGAGGGCTGGCCCGAACACGCCCCCTACGACGCGGCCTACCTGACCTGTGCGGCTGAGCAGGTGCCGTCGGCCGTCGTCGAGCAGGTGCGACCCGGGGGACGCGTGCTCGCCCCGATCGGCGGCGCGCGCCAGCAGCTCCTGCGGTTGACGGTCCGTGAGGCCGGTCGAACCGAACGCGAGACGTTCGGCGGCGTTCGGTTCGTCCGGATGCAAGGCGGGTAGGATCCAAACTGCTTTCACGCGAATTCCCCATCTGGATGACGATGCCGACCGCAGGAGACGCAGATCTCGACATGCCGGCGCTCGCACTGCTGTGGGCAGCTCGGGAGACGGGACTGCTCGCAGCACTTGTCGACGAACCGGGCGGCGTGAGGGAGGCCGCCGACTCGGCAGGGATCACCGAGCGTTCGGCCCGGATCGTCGTCGACGCGCTGGTCGACCTCGATTTCCTCCGCCGTGTGGACGACGGCATCGAGCCCGCCAACCGCGCGCTGGGGCTGCTCGCGACCCGGGACCTGCGTTCGGTCGGGGCGGTCCCGGCCACGCTGGATCGCTTCGACGCCTACGCCGAACTCCCGCGGACGATGGAGAGCGGCGTCCCGCCCGTCGATCCCGACGAGCGCGTCCGCCATCGCCTCGGCGCCGCCGAGGCGGTCGACGATGCGAGCGTCGAGACGACCGTCGACGCCGCGCTCGCCGCGAACCCCGACGCGGAGCGAGCGCTCGTGATCGCCGACGGCCCCGGCCGACACGCCCGCGCCCTCGCCGAACGGGGGCTCGACGTGACGCTGCTCGACGGGCCGACCGTGATCGAGGCCGTCGAACCGCTGCTCGATCCGACGCCCGTCGAACCCCGAGCAGGAAGCCTCGCCGACGTGGGGATGACGTTCGATCTCGTGCTCACGGTCGACAGCGCGTGGCGCCAGCCGGCCGAAGAGAACCGCTTCACCGTGCTGGCGGCCGCGAACGTGCTCGCCCCTGGCGGCGCCATCGTGCTCGCCGAACCGCTCCGGGACCGGTCCGCGGCCGCGGTCGAGGTGGCGGCGGCGGCGCTCGCGACCGGGAGCGGCGAACCCTACCCGGAGTCGACCGTTCGGGAGTGGTTCGCCGACGCCGGCCTCGCGAGGATCGAGGCGAGCGACGTGCCCGAGACACCGTATCAGGCGGTCGTCGGCCGACGGCGGGGCGACTGACCGGACCTCCCCGCACCACCGCCGAGTTCAAATAGCCGCATCCCGATTTCGCGAATATGGACCCCGCGGTGCTCCGGGACGACATGGTCGACGGGCTGGAACACGCCCTCGGCCGGCCGCTCCCGGAGGGAATCGGGCTCGCGATGCGGACGGTGCCGCGCCGCGAGTTCGTCGAGGACGCACCATACGATAACCGACCGTCGACGGTCGACGGCGCCGTCACGCTCGCGCCCGGCACGGTCGCACGGCTGCTGACCGCACTCGACCCCCGGGAGGGCGACGAGGCGCTCGTCGTCGGCGCCGGCGCCGGCTACACGGCCGCCGTACTGGCGGAGCTGCTCGACGGTCGCCGCGTCCACGCGCTCGACATCGCCCGCCCGCAGGTGTACCGCGCCCGTTCGAACCTCGAAGCGGCCGGCTACGGCGAGGTGCTCGTGGACTGTCGGGAGGGGTCGTCCGGCCTCCCGGAGTACGCCCCCTACGACCGAATCCTGATCGAGGCGGGCGTCGTCGAACCCCCCCGGCCCCTGCTGGAGCAGTTGGCCGAAGACGGACGGCTGGTGTTCCCGAAGGGGAACGGCGACCAGACGCTCGTCGCCGTCACGCGTGACCCCGACGCACCGGACGGCTACCGACGCGTCGACGAGCGTGGCCCGGTCCAGTTCGCGCCGCTGCTCGTCGACGGCGAACAGCCCGGCGTCACCCGTAACCGAACCCAGCGCGAGGACCGCGAGCGCGCCGAGCGTGGCCCCTCTCCCGGCTGGGAGCACGAGTGGCTCGACTGGGGCGAGCGGCTCTCTGGACGCGAGCGACGGTCGGGCGCGCCCGATTACGGCGACTACGGCGACCGGCGGTAGGGCGACGCGCGTATCACCTCCCGCGCCGTGACGCCGGCGAGCGCCGGCCTGACGAGTGGATACTGCTGGAGTGGTCGTCGTGCCGACGGCGAGTCGGTGTCCCGCCGCTCCGAACGGCTCATTCGCCGATCACCAGGACGTGACTGTTCTCGCGTCGGTCGACGTACGACCCCCCAGCCGGCGGCTTCACGTCGAGCGTGAGCGTCCCCTCGGCCTGGTTCGCGGTGAGTGACGGGTCGATCGAGACGGTCGCGTTGCCGTTCGCCCCGGTTTTCGCGGTGGCGACGCCGTCGAGGGTGGCGGTCCCCCCGTCGACGATCACCGTTGCGCCCGAGACGGCGTTCCCGTCGGCGTCGACGACCCGCAGCGTCAGTTCCTGCGGCCCGGTCTCCACGACTTCGGGCGTCGGGCGAACGTCGACCTCCGACGCCGCCAGCCCCCCGACGCCGTTGACGAGGTTCAGCATCACGCTCAGACACGCGGCACCGACGACGAGCGAGACGACGAGACGAACGGGGAGCCCCTCGATCGCCCGTTCGTCCTCCCGCAGCTCGGCGACACCGTCGGCGATCCTCTCACGAACTCGGCTCGGATCGAGCATGGGCACGGTGGTCCCGTCATCCCACTTGAAGGAGCGGACGAACACTCAAGGGCGATAGCGCGACCACCCTCGGTATGCACGTCGTCGGTCGTGAGACGGAAGGCGCGGACGGGAACGGAGCGGCGAGCGAGCAGCCACGGATGGCCGGCCGCCTCGGCCGCTATCTCGCCCGAGACGGGAGCCTCGGCGCTCCCGTGGGGATCGACATCGACCGCCCGCACGCGGGGATCGTCGTCGGCAAGCGCGGCGCCGGGAAATCACACACGCTCGGCGTGCTCGCGGAGGCCACCGCACGAGCGTCCGGCGTCGCGCCGGTCGTCGTCGACCCGATGGGCGCGTTCGCGGGGCTCGCCGCCGAGTCGGGCGCCGAGACCGCGGCTGTTCCGGCACGCGTGATCGAGGCGCCGACGATTCGGGCCGACGCGCTTCCCGCGGCGGAGTGGCCAGCGTTGGTGGGTCTCGACCCTGCGAGCGGTCCTGGCGGACTG
It encodes the following:
- a CDS encoding aldo/keto reductase, which gives rise to MATRDATWRYRDRFGDRYGRTFFRRFGPGVISSIGAGSYQGEPTSAVDERHRDAVVTALENGCNVVDTAPDYRCGRAVGVVGDALEAAEIDRDAVMLATKGGFVPFDGERPADPAAYVREQFVEPGLVDPADLSRGSHTIAPEFLDAMLDRSLDALGVEAVDCYYVHNPETQLAERSREAVYDQLETAFELLEREVAAGRVGRYGVASWEAFRVPPEHDQYLSLARVLDCARSAAESVGGDADDHGFAAIQLPFNVHMADAFTSAHHEDPESGEAVSALEFAHREGLSVFASAALMGGELTAGLPEDISAELAGDSPAQRAINFARSAPAVASALVGMGRPSHVREDLAAGTFDPLGASAFDAVFE
- a CDS encoding bifunctional oligoribonuclease/PAP phosphatase NrnA, with amino-acid sequence MQTAGYAEALSRGEQFARANPELVAAAAALAVLAVVAVLALLRYRRPMGVRFKEALADRDRVAVLMHPDPDPDAMAAAIGIARLAEQVACEPTIQFSGQIRHQENRAFRNVLDLDIEGIKHVSELAAESVVLVDHNQPRGFEGADGVLPFAVVDHHPGEGTGEEFTDVRTDYGASASIVAEYFGDVGGKPVPPDVHESEVDARFTLPSRECTGLLYGILADTRHLTTGAAAEDFSAAASLAPGVDEDSLDRIANPQVSGETLDVKARAIAGRQVEGSFAVSDVGTLSNADAIPQAADELITLEGITAVVVVGERDDAVHLSGRSRDDRVHMGRALENAVEGIGEASAGGHARMGGGRIPATEEDSREALVERIFDSLEGDV
- a CDS encoding protein-L-isoaspartate(D-aspartate) O-methyltransferase produces the protein MEFDRRRERLVEQLRDRGVVEDDATAEALQAVPRHEFVPEERRGDAYRDQPLPIGEGQTVSAPHMVAVMIERLGLEHGDRVLEIGTGCGYHAAVTAEVVGEGNVFSVEYVPELADRARETLDRLGYDISIRTGDGHEGWPEHAPYDAAYLTCAAEQVPSAVVEQVRPGGRVLAPIGGARQQLLRLTVREAGRTERETFGGVRFVRMQGG
- a CDS encoding bifunctional 2-polyprenyl-6-hydroxyphenol methylase/3-demethylubiquinol 3-O-methyltransferase UbiG, encoding MPTAGDADLDMPALALLWAARETGLLAALVDEPGGVREAADSAGITERSARIVVDALVDLDFLRRVDDGIEPANRALGLLATRDLRSVGAVPATLDRFDAYAELPRTMESGVPPVDPDERVRHRLGAAEAVDDASVETTVDAALAANPDAERALVIADGPGRHARALAERGLDVTLLDGPTVIEAVEPLLDPTPVEPRAGSLADVGMTFDLVLTVDSAWRQPAEENRFTVLAAANVLAPGGAIVLAEPLRDRSAAAVEVAAAALATGSGEPYPESTVREWFADAGLARIEASDVPETPYQAVVGRRRGD
- a CDS encoding protein-L-isoaspartate O-methyltransferase; protein product: MDPAVLRDDMVDGLEHALGRPLPEGIGLAMRTVPRREFVEDAPYDNRPSTVDGAVTLAPGTVARLLTALDPREGDEALVVGAGAGYTAAVLAELLDGRRVHALDIARPQVYRARSNLEAAGYGEVLVDCREGSSGLPEYAPYDRILIEAGVVEPPRPLLEQLAEDGRLVFPKGNGDQTLVAVTRDPDAPDGYRRVDERGPVQFAPLLVDGEQPGVTRNRTQREDRERAERGPSPGWEHEWLDWGERLSGRERRSGAPDYGDYGDRR
- a CDS encoding Ig-like domain-containing protein is translated as MLDPSRVRERIADGVAELREDERAIEGLPVRLVVSLVVGAACLSVMLNLVNGVGGLAASEVDVRPTPEVVETGPQELTLRVVDADGNAVSGATVIVDGGTATLDGVATAKTGANGNATVSIDPSLTANQAEGTLTLDVKPPAGGSYVDRRENSHVLVIGE